A part of Melittangium boletus DSM 14713 genomic DNA contains:
- a CDS encoding IS4 family transposase produces MVRRTLEHALSSQWIDEVFEANREQQYTRELLFSSVVDLMGVVALGLRPSLHAAAQSDPDLTVSLAALYDKVNHTEPQVVRALVQGSAERLLPVVRPMKKQGPWAAGYQVRVLDGNHLPASEKRLKPLREFRGAALPGQSLVVYAPELSLVVDVLPAEDAHAQERALMGPVLERVREGELWLADRNFSTSRILRAVHEKRAAFIIREHGVSPNPTALGERREVGRGPTGRVYEQAVRVEGEEPLELRRIEVELEEPTEDGETAIRLLTNVPEEKLSAVEVAQLYRKRWTIEGMFGELEAVLESEVRSLGRPRAALLAFGVAVLAYNVLSVVKTAVEASHDLEAANMQVSTFYIAAEVKFAYGGMMMVVEPEDWSGQEVRSAEQLSELLLELAKKVKPSTLRKHPRAAKKKVKKGYVPGEVARKHVATARVLKGEKIS; encoded by the coding sequence ATGGTGCGCCGCACGCTTGAGCATGCCCTGAGTTCGCAATGGATTGATGAGGTATTCGAAGCGAACCGAGAGCAGCAGTACACGCGCGAGTTGCTCTTCTCCTCGGTAGTGGATTTGATGGGAGTGGTGGCGCTGGGACTGCGACCGTCGCTGCACGCCGCGGCGCAGTCCGACCCGGACTTGACCGTCTCGCTGGCGGCGCTCTACGACAAAGTCAATCACACCGAGCCCCAGGTGGTGCGAGCCCTGGTGCAAGGGAGCGCGGAGAGGTTGTTGCCCGTGGTGCGGCCCATGAAGAAGCAGGGGCCGTGGGCGGCGGGTTACCAGGTGCGAGTCTTGGATGGCAATCACCTCCCCGCCAGTGAGAAGCGGCTCAAACCGTTGAGAGAATTCCGAGGAGCTGCGCTGCCCGGACAGTCGTTGGTGGTGTATGCGCCGGAGTTGAGCCTGGTGGTGGATGTGCTGCCGGCTGAAGACGCGCATGCACAAGAGCGGGCGTTGATGGGGCCGGTGTTGGAGCGAGTGCGGGAGGGAGAATTGTGGCTGGCGGACAGGAACTTCTCCACGAGCCGGATTCTGCGCGCGGTGCATGAAAAGAGAGCGGCCTTCATCATTCGAGAGCACGGCGTGTCGCCCAATCCGACTGCGCTGGGGGAGCGGAGGGAAGTAGGCCGAGGGCCAACGGGACGTGTGTACGAGCAGGCAGTGCGAGTGGAGGGGGAAGAGCCGTTGGAGTTGAGACGGATTGAAGTGGAGTTGGAGGAGCCAACAGAAGACGGGGAAACAGCCATTCGGCTGCTCACGAACGTGCCCGAGGAGAAACTGAGCGCCGTGGAGGTAGCGCAGCTGTACAGGAAGCGCTGGACGATTGAAGGGATGTTTGGAGAGTTGGAGGCCGTGCTCGAGAGCGAGGTGCGGAGTTTGGGGAGACCACGAGCGGCGCTGCTGGCCTTTGGGGTGGCGGTACTGGCCTACAATGTGTTGTCGGTGGTGAAAACCGCGGTGGAAGCCAGCCATGACCTGGAGGCTGCCAATATGCAGGTGTCCACCTTTTACATTGCCGCCGAAGTGAAGTTCGCTTACGGAGGAATGATGATGGTGGTGGAGCCGGAGGACTGGAGCGGACAGGAAGTACGGAGCGCGGAGCAGTTGAGTGAGCTCCTGCTGGAGCTAGCGAAGAAGGTGAAGCCTTCCACATTGCGCAAACATCCCCGCGCCGCCAAGAAGAAGGTGAAGAAAGGCTATGTACCGGGAGAGGTGGCGCGCAAGCATGTGGCAACAGCACGTGTGCTCAAGGGCGAGAAAATCTCCTGA
- the ltrA gene encoding group II intron reverse transcriptase/maturase, with amino-acid sequence MSLTTPTKLEELRAKLYAKAKAEPTFRFYALYDKLHRWDVLTEALRQSKQKKGAAGVDGQTFEELEAYGEERWLEELQRELQGKTYRPQPVRRVLIPKPGGGERPLGIPTLKDRVVQTAAKLILEPIFEADLSEAAYGYRPGRSGVQAVKEVHQELKRGRTQVVDADLSKYFDTIPHAELMKSVARRIADKAVLHLVKMWLKVPVEERDEQGRPKYSGGKRSKQGTPQGGVISPLLANIYINRLLRVFAKSELMKRSGAVLVNYADDFVVVARRGAAEVLAQVKRWLKGMKLTLNETKTSIRDARKEHFRFLGYELGPLVYKKTGQKYLGARPSKKAMEHARGEVSRILRRGRTERWEEIAGELNRFLRGWATYFAYDSPMHAFNVLDWHVTERVRNFLSRKHKVARATSRFKYNEVHRSLGVLEVRALLR; translated from the coding sequence GTGAGCCTGACAACCCCTACAAAGCTCGAAGAGCTCCGAGCGAAGCTGTACGCGAAGGCCAAGGCGGAGCCGACGTTCCGGTTCTACGCGCTGTACGACAAGCTTCATCGGTGGGACGTCCTGACGGAGGCGCTCAGGCAGTCGAAGCAGAAGAAGGGCGCCGCAGGAGTGGACGGACAGACCTTCGAGGAGCTCGAGGCGTACGGCGAGGAACGCTGGCTCGAGGAGTTGCAGCGCGAGCTGCAAGGGAAGACGTATCGGCCCCAGCCCGTGCGCAGGGTGCTGATACCCAAGCCAGGAGGAGGCGAGCGGCCACTGGGTATTCCCACGCTCAAGGATAGAGTGGTCCAGACGGCGGCGAAACTCATCCTGGAGCCCATATTCGAGGCCGACTTGAGCGAGGCTGCATACGGGTATCGACCCGGACGCAGCGGAGTGCAGGCGGTCAAAGAGGTCCATCAGGAGCTGAAGCGAGGGCGGACCCAAGTGGTGGATGCGGATCTCTCGAAGTACTTCGACACGATTCCCCATGCGGAGCTGATGAAGAGCGTCGCGAGGAGAATCGCGGACAAGGCGGTGCTGCATCTGGTGAAGATGTGGCTGAAGGTGCCTGTGGAAGAGAGGGACGAGCAAGGACGCCCGAAGTACAGCGGAGGCAAGCGCTCAAAGCAGGGAACGCCGCAGGGAGGTGTCATCTCACCGCTGCTGGCGAACATCTACATCAACCGGTTGCTGAGGGTGTTCGCCAAGAGCGAGCTGATGAAGAGGAGCGGAGCGGTGCTTGTCAACTACGCCGATGACTTCGTGGTGGTAGCCCGTCGGGGTGCCGCGGAGGTGTTGGCGCAGGTGAAGCGATGGCTCAAGGGGATGAAGCTGACGCTCAACGAGACGAAGACGAGCATTCGCGATGCGCGGAAGGAGCATTTCCGCTTTCTCGGGTACGAACTGGGGCCACTGGTCTACAAGAAGACCGGCCAGAAGTACCTGGGAGCCCGACCGTCGAAGAAGGCGATGGAGCATGCCCGAGGTGAAGTGAGCCGAATCCTTCGGCGCGGCAGGACGGAGCGCTGGGAGGAGATAGCGGGCGAGCTCAACCGGTTCCTGCGAGGGTGGGCGACGTACTTCGCCTACGACTCGCCGATGCACGCGTTCAACGTGCTGGACTGGCACGTGACCGAACGGGTGAGGAACTTCCTAAGCAGGAAGCACAAGGTGGCGCGAGCAACGTCTCGCTTCAAGTACAACGAGGTGCACCGGAGCCTCGGAGTGCTGGAGGTACGTGCGCTCCTGCGCTGA
- a CDS encoding M14 family metallopeptidase — MPLSTAVLAATALALSPPAARAEAPSLREPRPGAESPSLPAVILARVSFQSQEELDQLAQRLDLTAAVDRTKRTVEAVLSPEQYLALVKEGRSVELLEEPTRVLNAPRQRLAAQATGIPGYACYRTVDETYSAMARLTSSYPNLASWNDIGDTWDKVTAGGKPGDDMRVLVLTNKSRPGPKPRFFLMGGIHAREYTTVELAARFAEQLATKYGTDPEATWLLDYNELHLVVQSNPDGRRIAETGQVKRKNNDTHEGVCTTTTSGIDLNRNSSFDWGQGGSSTSACNDTYRGRSAASEPETQALENYLLSIFPDQRGPASTDPAPADASGLLLSLHSYGGYVLYPWSTTTTPPPNATQLRTLGRKFNYFNGYQACQVASCLYAASGSTDAFAYGRLGVAAFTFEMGSAFFESCSTFENTLMPKNMPALWYAFKAARRPYQNPAGPDALNLALSAGTVTKGTPVTLTAQANDTRYGTNGGTEASQAIAGARYSIDAPSWVSGTPTYAMSAVDGGFNSTAEAVQATVFTSGLTAGRHTLFVEAQDASGNWGVPTALFLTVQ; from the coding sequence ATGCCGTTGTCCACCGCAGTTCTCGCCGCCACAGCCCTTGCCCTCTCGCCGCCCGCCGCGCGCGCGGAGGCGCCGTCCCTCCGCGAGCCTCGTCCAGGGGCGGAGAGCCCTTCGCTTCCGGCCGTCATCCTCGCGCGGGTGTCGTTCCAGTCCCAGGAGGAGCTTGATCAGCTCGCGCAGCGGTTGGACCTCACCGCGGCGGTGGATCGCACGAAGCGCACGGTGGAGGCCGTGCTCTCGCCCGAGCAGTACCTGGCGCTGGTGAAGGAGGGCCGGAGCGTGGAGCTGCTGGAGGAGCCCACCCGCGTCCTGAACGCGCCGCGCCAGCGCCTGGCCGCGCAGGCCACCGGCATCCCCGGGTACGCGTGCTACCGCACCGTGGACGAGACGTATTCGGCCATGGCGCGGCTAACCTCCTCCTACCCGAACCTCGCCTCGTGGAATGACATTGGCGACACCTGGGACAAGGTGACGGCGGGGGGCAAGCCCGGGGATGACATGCGGGTGCTGGTGCTCACCAACAAGTCGCGGCCGGGCCCCAAGCCGCGCTTCTTCCTCATGGGCGGCATCCACGCGCGTGAGTACACGACGGTGGAGCTGGCGGCCCGCTTCGCCGAGCAGCTCGCGACGAAGTACGGCACGGATCCCGAGGCCACCTGGTTGCTGGACTACAACGAGCTGCACCTGGTGGTGCAATCCAACCCCGACGGTCGGCGCATCGCCGAGACGGGTCAGGTCAAGCGCAAGAACAACGACACCCACGAGGGCGTTTGCACCACCACGACCTCGGGGATCGATCTCAACCGCAACAGCAGCTTTGACTGGGGACAAGGCGGCTCGAGCACCAGTGCCTGCAATGACACGTACCGGGGGCGCTCGGCGGCCTCCGAGCCGGAGACCCAGGCCCTGGAGAACTACCTGCTCTCCATCTTCCCGGACCAGCGCGGACCCGCCTCGACGGATCCGGCGCCCGCGGATGCCTCGGGCCTGTTGCTGAGCCTGCACAGCTACGGGGGTTACGTGCTCTATCCGTGGTCGACGACCACGACGCCCCCGCCCAACGCCACACAGCTGCGCACGCTGGGCCGCAAGTTCAATTACTTCAATGGGTATCAGGCGTGCCAGGTGGCCTCATGCCTGTACGCGGCCTCGGGCTCCACGGATGCGTTCGCCTACGGACGGCTGGGCGTGGCGGCATTCACCTTCGAGATGGGGAGCGCCTTCTTCGAGAGCTGCTCCACGTTCGAGAACACCCTCATGCCCAAGAACATGCCGGCCCTCTGGTACGCCTTCAAGGCGGCGCGGCGGCCGTACCAGAACCCCGCGGGCCCCGATGCCTTGAACCTCGCGCTGTCCGCGGGCACCGTGACGAAGGGCACTCCGGTGACGCTCACCGCCCAGGCCAATGACACCCGCTATGGCACCAATGGGGGCACGGAAGCCTCCCAGGCGATCGCGGGCGCGCGCTACTCCATCGACGCGCCTTCCTGGGTGTCCGGCACGCCCACCTACGCCATGAGCGCGGTGGATGGCGGCTTCAACAGCACCGCCGAGGCAGTCCAGGCCACGGTCTTCACCTCCGGACTGACGGCGGGCCGGCACACGCTCTTCGTGGAGGCGCAGGACGCCAGCGGTAACTGGGGCGTACCCACGGCCCTCTTCCTGACCGTGCAGTAG
- a CDS encoding TetR/AcrR family transcriptional regulator, whose product MPRTGLSAAEIRTKAIDVALEHIRAHGFEKVRLTDVARELGISHVALYAHFANKEALLDAVLERWLEETSASLEKVCASDRKPEQKLEQWFVNQYAMKRDRALHDRSTYSAFETATAAKKPFVKAYLARRSAQLVGLLDEAGFDSPQRHAEVLLDGMAGFFHPRLILESAEQNREPELKRVLRTLLRGLER is encoded by the coding sequence ATGCCCCGCACCGGACTCTCCGCCGCTGAAATCAGGACCAAGGCCATCGACGTCGCGCTCGAACACATCCGCGCACACGGATTCGAGAAGGTTCGGCTCACCGACGTGGCCCGGGAGCTCGGCATCAGCCACGTCGCGCTCTACGCGCACTTCGCGAACAAGGAAGCGCTGCTCGACGCGGTGCTCGAACGGTGGCTCGAGGAGACAAGCGCCTCCCTCGAGAAGGTCTGCGCGTCGGATCGCAAACCGGAGCAGAAGCTCGAGCAGTGGTTCGTGAACCAGTACGCGATGAAACGCGATCGTGCGCTCCATGATCGCTCCACCTATTCGGCGTTCGAGACGGCCACCGCGGCGAAGAAGCCGTTCGTGAAGGCCTATCTCGCGCGGCGGAGCGCACAGCTCGTCGGTCTGCTCGACGAAGCCGGCTTCGATTCACCGCAACGCCACGCCGAGGTGCTGCTCGACGGCATGGCCGGCTTCTTTCATCCCCGCTTGATCCTCGAGAGCGCCGAGCAGAATCGCGAGCCGGAGCTCAAGCGGGTCCTGCGGACGCTCCTGCGCGGGCTCGAACGCTGA